TGATGTTATTAACCCTTCTCTTTGGAAGCGGCCTTTGCTTTCTTTTGGTCCGTTTCATCAAGGAAGGGTTCTTTATCAATATCCTTTGGATCGGGCTTGGATTGTTTTGGGTTTGGTCAAAGTCCCCAGATGAAAAGCAGTTCCTTTTGGTTCTGCTACTCATTGCTTTGCCCTTGTTGTTTGTCAATATTCTCTTTTATGTATTCTTTCCCAAGGAGAGCGAATCGAATACCAATGGTAGGTACCGGGTCAAGCTTCAAGTCTCAAAAGGGAAACTGCTTTTGGAAAACATCCGTAGGGGTATTGCCATTATCGGAGCAGCGGGAAGTGGCAAAACAGAAAGCGTAGTCTATCCCCTTTTAAATCATTTTAGCCAGTGGAACTTTAGTGGGGTCATCTATGACTACAAGGATTTTGAGATCACCGAAATGGCCTACCCCTTATTCAGTCAATGTGATATTCCCTTCTTTATCCTTTCATTCGATACCATTCATTCAAGGGTCAATCCCATTGCGCCAAGATACCTGCCCGACGAGGAAAGTGTCAACGAGCTTTCTAGGGTATTGGTGGAAAATCTCTTGGAACAAAAGGACAACAATATGAACGCCACTACCCGATTTTTTAATGATGTCGTGGAGGGCTTGGTCGGGGGAATGATATGGCGTTTGAAAACCGATTTTGAAAAATTTTGTACCCTGCCCCATTTGATCGCCCTATATCAACATCTAAATACGTCACAACTTATTGAGTTCCTATCCGACAATGTCACGTCAAAAGCTATGGCGGATGCCTTTATCTGTGGTGTGGATTCCGAACGGCAGACGGCTGGGGTCAAGAGTACTTTGGCCAATGCTTTCAAAAAGATCAGTACCCAACGTATCTTTATGGCACTTTCTGCAGATGAGGTCGATCTGAACATCAATCACAAGGATAATTTGGCGGTTGTTTCGGTTGTGAATAACCCGAAAATCGAAACGTCTCTTTCTCCGGTTATCGCGACCATCATCCATACGATTACGAAACAGATGAGCGTCCGCCATCGTAACCCTTCTTTTCTATTGATGGAAGAAGCGGCGACTTTGCGATTGCTAAATATGCACCGTATACCCGCTACCTTACGTAGCTACGATATTACCACGGTCTATGTATTGCAGGATAAGATCCAGAATGACATGATTTATGGCCCTATGGCCAGTAAGGCAATTTTGGCCAATCTGTCCTATCAGTTTTTCGGCAAGGCCAATGACCCTGACACCGCCAAGTACTATGAACGTTTTTTTGAAATCGTCAAGGAGGAGACCAAGAGTGTGAACAAAGGCTATAACCTCAACTTTGATACTCGTGTCACCAAGGGAGAGCGTGAAGTGGCAAAGACTCGCGCCGACGTTTTCTATGGATTGCAACAAGGTGCTTTTGTGGTTTTGGCAGATGGAAAGGATAAAAAGGTAAAGTTTAAAACACCAAAACTTATCAGGCAATTGCCATTACCGGAACGGAATTTAAAGGAAAAACTTCAGGAGAATTTTGAGAAGATTCATCGGGAGGTGAAAGAGGTTCTAAAAGAATAGTATCAAAAAATCAAATTGTACACTCTTTACAAAAGGTGCAATTTGTAAAGAGTTGTCATATTCTTAATATGCTGTTGTATTGTTCAATGTGGAAAATAAAAAAGGCTCTAATAGAAAAATTGAACTCAAATATCTCCTATTTTAATGGAGTTAATTCTAAAGGAAAATGAAGAATTCTTATCTTGTTTTTATAGAATTGTTGAATGTTACTTTCTGTGTTTATATAACTTTTTGAGGTTCATGCTGAAGAATATAATCGGTTTTAAGTAGGTCAGACACCATTTACATGAACTAAAATACCCACAAGTGGCTATTTTTTTATTACACAACATTCTTATCTTTAGTTTAATAACCAAAACATATCAAAATGAAGAAGTCAATTATTTTTTGTTTTATAATTTTTATGGCAAGTTGCAAGGCCTATGATGTTAAACAAACTGAGCCAATTACTTTAAAAAAGGGAATTGAAGATATTATTAATGCTTTAAATCATGCAGGAAATTTAGAGACTACCAAGTATAATGGACTAGTTCCCTCAGAATTTACGGTTGAGTTGAATCTTACCACCTCAGAAAAGGGAACGCAAAATGCATCCTTAGAAATTGCACCAGCTTCTGTCATTCCTAAAATTGGGGCAGGGTGGTCGGCTGAAGTCAATAATTCATCAGGAAATAAGCTTACCATCAAATTTCGTAGCATATTGTTTGCAAAACAGGATGAATTTATGTCAACAAGATCACCGGATTCTATTGTTCAATTTTACCAACGACTTAAGGATTTAAATTGGAATGCCACATTAAATTAAAGGTCGCACCCAGTCTAAAATCACAAAACAACTAGATGAACACAAAATCAAAGCATTCATCAGGATTTATTAACGCTCACACCCATATTTTTACGAAAGACCATGTGCCCGAACATTTGGCACGTCAATTTGTCCCGGGACCCGTTTATAAATGGTTGAAGACTTCAAAGGTGATTAGTAAGTTGAAAAAGTACTACGAA
This genomic window from Maribacter sp. MJ134 contains:
- a CDS encoding type IV secretory system conjugative DNA transfer family protein; translation: MEELNFSSVMLLTLLFGSGLCFLLVRFIKEGFFINILWIGLGLFWVWSKSPDEKQFLLVLLLIALPLLFVNILFYVFFPKESESNTNGRYRVKLQVSKGKLLLENIRRGIAIIGAAGSGKTESVVYPLLNHFSQWNFSGVIYDYKDFEITEMAYPLFSQCDIPFFILSFDTIHSRVNPIAPRYLPDEESVNELSRVLVENLLEQKDNNMNATTRFFNDVVEGLVGGMIWRLKTDFEKFCTLPHLIALYQHLNTSQLIEFLSDNVTSKAMADAFICGVDSERQTAGVKSTLANAFKKISTQRIFMALSADEVDLNINHKDNLAVVSVVNNPKIETSLSPVIATIIHTITKQMSVRHRNPSFLLMEEAATLRLLNMHRIPATLRSYDITTVYVLQDKIQNDMIYGPMASKAILANLSYQFFGKANDPDTAKYYERFFEIVKEETKSVNKGYNLNFDTRVTKGEREVAKTRADVFYGLQQGAFVVLADGKDKKVKFKTPKLIRQLPLPERNLKEKLQENFEKIHREVKEVLKE